The Gemmatimonadaceae bacterium sequence AGACCCTGGCTCACCGCAACCGTCCTCGGTCGACCGGATCGCTCGCTTCGGCAGCCTAGAAACGAACCCGGAGCGAAAGAAACGCCGGCGGCTGGCCCGCATCCGCGGAGAGGCCGGAGAAGTTCCGCGCGAAGTCGATCGAAAGTCGCCTCAGCGCAAAGCCAATGCCGAGCGATGCCCCGCCGGATTCCGTGGACCGTCGCTCGAGCACGTAACCGCCTCGCACGTACACGGCGTCGTCCCACACAAACTCCCCACCGATTCGCGGCAGCGGGTTGCTGACGTGAAGCTCGTCGAGCAGGTCCACCGCGAGCATGGCCCGCGCGTTCTCGGCGATCGCGTGCGGCAACGTGTACGATACCGATGCCCCTACCTGCACGCGAGACGGCAATTCGCTGGCGCGCAGGTCCTGCTCCCGGATCTTCACGCCGAGGTTGCGCACGGACGCGCCGAGGTGGAGCGGGAGTCTGGTGGGAATCTCGTACTGCACGCCGACGTCAAACGCCGTCGTCGACGAAAGCACCGTCGGCAGCGACGGGCATTCGCCACTGCAGTCGAAGCGGAACTGCACCAGCTTGTACGTGGCGCCCAGGCGA is a genomic window containing:
- a CDS encoding PorV/PorQ family protein — translated: MPVIRAAAQQRPPAADAALFLLLPVGARAAGLGNATASASGTVDAVWWNPAGLASVKRIETSLNHSQSIIGTSDALVIAGASPFGVTALAARVLDYGGGEATGPDSVPSGSLYPRNVSLGVTHAVRIGREIRLGATYKLVQFRFDCSGECPSLPTVLSSTTAFDVGVQYEIPTRLPLHLGASVRNLGVKIREQDLRASELPSRVQVGASVSYTLPHAIAENARAMLAVDLLDELHVSNPLPRIGGEFVWDDAVYVRGGYVLERRSTESGGASLGIGFALRRLSIDFARNFSGLSADAGQPPAFLSLRVRF